A genome region from Arachis duranensis cultivar V14167 chromosome 8, aradu.V14167.gnm2.J7QH, whole genome shotgun sequence includes the following:
- the LOC127741292 gene encoding fasciclin-like arabinogalactan protein 15 — MDFTHLLLLLFFLFFGVGFSENTNPRLLASPSLLSTTQINSNSILVALLDSHYTELAELIEKAMLLQTLEEAVATHNITIFAPTNQALESNLDSFFKRFLLEPANLHSLQALILFHILPTRISSQYRFGSTRFNTLSSEPIRLQTNSTSKEWTVDRVKITRPDDVTRPDGIIHGVNGLLIPRSVQDYFNRRRSLRSIAAVKPEPAPEIDPRTNRVKKLDPKEKPPGSKPSLPIYEALAPGPSLAPASAPAPGGHHGHFDGESQVRDFIHTLIHYGGYNEMADILVNLTSLATEMGRLVSEGYVLTVLAPNDEAMAKLTTEQLSEPGAPEQIMYYHLIPEYQTEESMYNAVRRFGKVRYDTLRLPHKVVAVEADGSVRFGKGGGSAYLFDPDIYTDGRISVQGIDGVLFPMEEGEETVTGRVKNGNRTGQPVKVVVKHRRGKLLEAACWMLGTVRQHSRFTSCQ; from the exons ATGGATTTCACccatctgcttcttcttctcttcttcttattctttggTGTGGGATTCTCGGAGAACACGAATCCGAGGTTGCTGGCGTCACCATCATTGTTATCAACGACTCAGATAAACTCGAACTCGATCCTTGTGGCTCTTCTGGACTCCCATTACACAGAGCTCGCGGAGCTCATAGAAAAAGCCATGCTCCTTCAAACACTCGAAGAAGCCGTAGCCACACACAACATCACAATCTTCGCACCCACCAACCAAGCCTTAGAATCAAACCTTGATTCTTTCTTCAAACGCTTCCTTCTCGAACCAGCTAATCTCCATTCCCTCCAAGCCCTCATTCTCTTCCACATCCTCCCAACCCGAATTTCATCCCAATATAGATTCGGGTCGACCCGATTCAACACGCTATCGTCCGAACCCATTCGCCTTCAGACGAATTCCACATCCAAAGAATGGACAGTCGATCGGGTCAAGATAACCCGTCCCGATGATGTTACCCGGCCCGATGGTATCATCCATGGGGTTAACGGCCTTCTCATTCCACGTTCCGTACAAGATTACTTCAACCGCCGCCGCAGTCTTCGCTCGATTGCCGCCGTGAAACCCGAGCCAGCTCCCGAAATCGATCCGAGAACCAACCGGGTTAAGAAGCTCGACCCGAAAGAAAAGCCTCCGGGCTCAAAACCCTCACTCCCGATCTATGAGGCGCTGGCACCGGGACCGTCACTAGCTCCGGCGTCGGCACCGGCACCTGGAGGCCACCACGGGCACTTCGACGGTGAGTCTCAGGTGAGGGACTTCATCCACACGCTAATCCACTACGGAGGGTACAACGAGATGGCGGACATTCTCGTAAACCTAACGTCACTGGCCACGGAGATGGGACGCTTGGTGTCAGAGGGTTACGTCCTCACCGTCCTTGCGCCGAACGACGAGGCTATGGCCAAGCTTACGACGGAGCAACTCAGTGAACCGGGGGCACCGGAGCAGATAATGTACTACCATCTGATACCGGAGTACCAAACAGAAGAGAGCATGTACAATGCTGTTAGAAGGTTCGGGAAGGTTAGGTACGATACGCTGCGGTTGCCGCATAAGGTGGTGGCGGTGGAGGCTGATGGTTCGGTGCGGTTCGGAAAAGGTGGCGGTTCGGCTTATTTGTTCGATCCTGATATATATACCGATGGAAGAATCTCTGTTCAGGGGATTGACGGGGTTTTGTTTCCGATGGAAGAAGGAGAGGAGACGGTGACGGGTCGGGTCAAGAACGGGAATCGGACGGGTCAACCCGTTAAGGTCGTTGTCAAGCATAGAAGAG GAAAATTGCTTGAAGCAGCATGCTGGATGCTTGGAACCGTCCGTCAACATTCTAGATTCACCTCTTGTCAATGA
- the LOC127741149 gene encoding E3 ubiquitin-protein ligase RHF2A-like: protein MEGSPGIEDSSKSEAHLTSAAAFVEGGIQDACDDACSICLEAFCDSDPSTVTSCKHEFHFQCILEWCQRSSQCPMCWQPISLKDPSSQELLEAVERERNFRLNPPRNATIFHHPTLGDFELQHLPVGANDADLEEHIIQHLAAAAAMGRARHIARREGQRNRSSAQGRPHFLVWSTHPNSPPVAPASSSPTHSQRGDGEQTPAVAFATLSPAPATGEESPQLTSVPPVLAEQVSASGSGSAVHSIDHQGSSNNRRSPSQSSPSSQDRAGPSELQSFSESLKSKLNAVSSRYKESISKSTKGWKERWFSRNTSMSDIGSEVRREVNAGIATVSRMMERLETRDSNRSNSNTNSNTAPSNLEHGSGQGSSDQLLTETEGSQLRDTNTKTSCAAGSSSS from the exons GAG GGATCCCCTGGGATTGAAGATAGCAGCAAGTCTGAGGCGCATTTGACTTCAGCTGCTGCTTTTGTGGAGGGTGGAATTCAGGATGCTTGTGACGATGCTTGCAGCATCTGTCTTGAAGCCTTCTGTGACAGTGATCCTTCCACC GTGACAAGTTGCAAGCATGAGTTTCATTTTCAGTGCATTCTGGAATG GTGTCAGAGAAGCTCCCAGTGTCCCATGTGTTGGCAACCCATCAGTCTCAAAGATCCATCCAG CCAGGAACTTCTTGAGGCTGTGGAAAGAGAGAGGAACTTTAGGTTAAATCCACCTAGAAATGCCACAATATTTCATCATCCAACTCTGGGGGATTTTGAGTTACAACAT TTGCCAGTTGGAGCAAATGATGCTGATCTTGAGGAGCATATAATCCAACACTTGGCTGCTGCTGCTGCAATGGGCCGAGCACGTCACATTGCAAGAAGGGAAGGCCAGAGAAACAGGTCATCAGCTCAAGGTCGCCCTCATTTTTTGGTATGGTCGACCCATCCCAATTCTCCTCCTGTCGCtcctgcttcttcttctcctactcACAGCCAGAGGGGGGATGGTGAACAAACACCTGCAGTTGCTTTTGCCACTCTTTCTCCAGCTCCTGCAACTGGAGAAGAATCACCACAGCTTACTTCAGTTCCTCCTGTTCTAGCTGAACAGGTTTCTGCTTCAGGATCTGGGTCTGCTGTACACAGCATTGATCATCAGGGATCATCTAACAATAG GAGATCTCCTAGCCAGTCTTCTCCAAGTAGTCAGGATAGAGCGGGGCCATCGGAATTACAGTCCTTTTCAGAATCCCTGAAATCTAAATTAAATGCTGTGTCGTCAAG ATACAAGGAGTCAATTTCCAAGAGCACAAAAGGGTGGAAGGAGAGATGGTTCTCTCGTAATACTTCTATGTCTGATATTGGATCTGAAGTCAGACGAGAAGTTAATGCTGGGATTGCAACCGTGTCACGAATGATGGAACGCCTGGAAACTAGAGACAGTAACAGAAGTAATAGCAATACCAATAGCAATACTGCACCAAGTAATTTGGAGCATGGTTCAGGTCAGGGATCAAGTGATCAGCTTTTAACAGAAACTGAAGGGAGTCAACTGAGAGACACCAACACAAAAACATCTTGTGCTGCAGGTTCTAGTTCTAGTTAA